One Fusarium oxysporum f. sp. lycopersici 4287 chromosome 8, whole genome shotgun sequence genomic region harbors:
- a CDS encoding FKBP12-rapamycin complex-associated protein (At least one base has a quality score < 10) produces the protein MEALLDPIFACDLTPKLTQALVDMAFYIPPVKPTIQERLLDMLSVVLCGEPFKPLGAPQPNTLSSVPIIPKDAKDPHAYEHRRAEVKLALNTLGSFDFSGHVLNEFVRDVAIKYVEDEDPEIREAAALTCCQLYVRDPIVNQTSYHALQVVGDVIEKLLTVGVSDPEPNIRRTVLAALDERFDRHLAKAENIRILFFALNDEVFSIREVAISIIGRLARYNPAYVIPSLRKTLIQMLTELEFSDVARNKEESAKLLSLLVQNAQSLIKPYVEPMISVLLPKAKDSNPSVAATILKAIGELATVGGEDMMPYKDRLMPIILDALQDQSSNAKRGAALHALGQLASNSGYVIQPYIEYPQLLEILQSIIRTEGQQVPLRQETIKLMGILGALDPYKHQAEERTPDSRRGEANQLTDISLMMTGLTPSNKEYFPTVVINALLQILKDSSLVQHHAAVIEAIMNIFRTLGLECVSFLDRIIPAFLQVIRSATSTRLESYFNQLATLVSIVRQHIRNYLPSIVEILQEYWHTSPSLQTTILSLVEAISRSLEGEFKIYLAGLLPLMLGVLDKDTSAKRTPSERVMHAFLVFGASAEEYMHLIIPVIVRTFEKQGQPTFIRKQAIDTIGKISRQVNLNDFAAKIIHPLTRVLDMGEPVLRTAALDTLCALIQQLGKDYLHFMGTVNKTINQHQIQHSNYELLVSKLQKGEVLPQDLSSGAGFADGADETPFADQGTKKLEMNAIHLKAAWDTKGKSTKEDWQEWLRRFSTTLLTESPNHALRACASLASVYLPLARELFNSAFVSCWSELYEQFQDELIQNIESAIKSENVPPDLLGLLLNLAEFMEHDDKALPIDIRVLGREAARCHAYAKALHYKELEFLQDQSSGAVEALIVINNQLQQSDAAIGILRKAQLYKEGIQLRETWFEKLERWEEALAFYEKREEEVPEDQAIPVDIVMGKMRCLHALGEWEALASLTGSTWANSTPEVQRMIAPLATAAAWGLNKWDSMDNYLSSLKRYSPDRSFFGAILALHRNQFREAIACVQQAREGLDTELSALVSESYNRAYQVVVRVQMLAELEELIVYKQCDEKKQAIMRRTWETRLKGCQRNVEVWQRMLRLRAIVIAPTENMHMWIKFANLCRKSGRMGLAEKSLKQLIGTDAPLISAIPYWNEQRQPAPNSRAAPAAQVIYAVLKYQWELGQQLPVNKKGNIPEKTLYCLRKFTNDAAHRLEVARAHLAAQAGNDVNITGDYGFQNPMDPSLISPHTSRALYDQTVLLAKCYLRQGEWLIALNKDDWQYTQVQDILLSYSQATKYNPRWYKAWHAWALANFEIVQTLTAGNEGHLSRTDHNMVIDHVVPAVKGFFKSIALSQGSSLQDTLRLLTLWFTHGGSSDVNVAVTEGFANVSVDTWLEVIPQLIARINQPNKRVQQSVHNLLADVGRAHPQALVYPLTVAMKSWQNTRRSRSAAQIMDSMRQHSANLVAQADIVSHELIRVAVLWHELWHEGLEEASRLYFGDSNIEGMFATLAPLHELLERGPETLREISFAQAFGRDLKEAQDWCRQYETSQDVNDLNQAWDLYYQVFRRISRQLPQVTTLELTYCSPKLLNAKNLDLAVPGTYKSGQPIVRIMSFDTTFSVINSKQRPRKLNVNGSDGKSYAFLLKGHEDIRQDERVMQLFGLCNTLLAHDSECFKRHLNIQRYPAIPLSQNSGLLGWVPNSDTLHVLIREYRESRKILLNIEHRIMLQMAPDYDNLTLMQKVEVFGYALDNTTGQDLYRVLWLKSKSSEAWLERRTNYTRSLGVMSMVGYILGLGDRHPSNLMLDRVTGKIIHIDFGDCFEVAMKREKYPERVPFRLTRMLTYAMEVSNIEGSFRITCENVMRVLRDNKESVMAVLEAVSHPPLQIDTSHTDIHSSSMILSLHGVSQTPHPQQAPTSTLIATQPCPSQAESARVANPSSTATSRQVNSSTPLNHQFRPAHAPEQTVQRARP, from the exons ATGGAGGCACTCTTAGATCCCATCTTTGCGTGCGATCTTACCCCCAAGCTCACACAGGCTCTCGTCGATATGGCCTTCTACATCCCCCCGGTTAAGCCAACGATCCAGGAGAGACTACTTGATATGCTCAGCGTAGTTCTCTGCGGTGAGCCATTTAAACCCCTTGGCGCTCCACAACCAAATACTCTCAGCTCAGTCCCGATTATTCCCAAAGACGCAAAAGACCCCCACGCTTATGAGCACCGAAGGGCTGAGGTCAAGTTGGCGCTCAACACTCTCGGTAGTTTCGATTTCTCAGGACATGTTCTGAACGAGTTTGTTCGAGACGTCGCAATCAAGTACGTTGAAGACGAGGATCCAGAAATCCGTGAGGCAGCGGCCTTGACATGCTGCCAATTATACGTTCGCGATCCGATCGTCAATCAGACCAGTTACCATGCGCTTCAGGTTGTGGGTGATGTGATTGAGAAACTTCTCACAGTCGGAGTCTCAGACCCTGAACCGAATATCAGGCGGACAGTTCTGGCGGCTCTCGACGAACGATTTGACAGACACTTGGCCAAGGCCGAAAACATTCGTATCCTGTTCTTTGCGCTCAACGACGAGGTCTTCTCTATCAGAGAAGTCGCCATCTCTATTATCGGTCGCTTGGCTAGGTACAACCCAGCATATGTCATTCCTTCACTACGAAAGACTCTCATCCAAATGCTTACTGAGCTCGAGTTTTCCGATGTCGCCAGGAACAAGGAGGAGAGCGCAAAGCTGTTGAGCCTCTTGGTTCAAAACGCGCAATCCCTCATCAAGCCCTATGTTGAGCCCATGATTTCAGTACTTCTCCCCAAAGCCAAGGACAGTAACCCTTCTGTTGCTGCTACCATTCTCAAGGCCATTGGTGAGCTTGCGACTGTGGGCGGTGAGGATATGATGCCGTACAAGGATCGACTGATGCCAATCATTCTTGATGCGCTACAGGATCAGAGCTCGAACGCAAAACGAGGTGCCGCTCTACATGCTCTGGGACAGCTTGCGAGCAATTCAGGATACGTCATTCAACCATACATCGAATACCCACAGCTGCTCGAAATTTTACAGAGCATCATCCGAACCGAAGGACAACAAGTACCCCTGCGACAGGAGACAATCAAACTGATGGGTATTCTTGGCGCTCTGGATCCTTACAAACACCAG GCCGAGGAACGAACCCCCGATTCCCGACGTGGCGAGGCCAACCAACTAACAGACATTTCTCTCATGATGACCGGATTGACACCCTCTAACAAAGAGTACTTCCCGACTGTTGTGATTAATGCTCTTCTCCAGATCCTGAAGGACTCTTCGTTGGTCCAGCACCACGCCGCCGTGATTGAAGCGATCATGAACATTTTCCGCACCCTTGGCTTGGAGTGTGTGTCGTTCCTTGATAGAATCATACCGGCATTCCTGCAGGTGATACGATCGGCGACCTCTACGAGACTTGAGTCTTACTTCAATCAACTGGCCACCCTCGTTAGCATTGTGCGACAACATATAAGAAATTACCTGCCGTCAATTGTCGAGATCCTGCAGGAATACTGGCATACCTCACCTTCACTACAGACTACGATTTTGTCCCTGGTTGAGGCCATTTCGAGGTCGCTTGAAGGCGAATTCAAGATTTACCTGGCTGGGCTGCTACCACTGATGCTCGGTGTTCTCGACAAGGATACTTCCGCCAAGCGCACACCATCAGAGAGGGTAATGCACgccttcttggtgtttgGCGCAAGCGCTGAGGAGTACATGCATCTCATCATTCCCGTCATCGTCAGGACATTCGAGAAGCAAGGTCAGCCTACATTCATCAGAAAGCAGGCCATCGATACGATCGGCAAGATCTCTCGCCAAGTGAACCTTAACGACTTCGCTGCGAAGATCATCCACCCTCTTACACGCGTCTTGGACATGGGTGAGCCTGTCCTCCGTACCGCTGCTCTAGATACGCTCTGTGCGCTCATCCAACAGCTGGGCAAAGACTATCTACACTTCATGGGTACTGtcaacaagaccatcaaTCAGCACCAGATCCAGCACTCCAATTACGAGCTGCTTGTGAGCAAACTTCAAAAGGGAGAGGTTCTGCCCCAGGACTTGAGCTCTGGAGCTGGCTTTGCTGATGGCGCAGACGAGACTCCTTTTGCGGATCAAGGCACTAAGAAGCTGGAGATGAATGCTATTCATTTAAAGGCTGCTTGGGACACTAAGGGCAAATCCACAAAGGAGGATTGGCAAGAGTGGCTACGACGTTTCAGTACAACTTTGCTTACCGAGTCACCAAACCATGCTCTCCGAGCTTGCGCCAGCCTCGCCAGCGTGTATCTACCTCTGGCTCGAGAGCTCTTTAACTCAGCGTTCGTATCTTGCTGGAGCGAGCTTTATGAACAGTTCCAAGACGAGCTCATCCAGAACATTGAGAGCGCTATAAAATCCGAGAACGTTCCACCCGATCTGCTTGGCCTTCTACTCAACCTCGCCGAGTTTATGGAGCATGACGACAAGGCTTTGCCGATTGACATTCGAGTTCTCGGTAGGGAGGCAGCTCGCTGTCACGCGTACGCAAAGGCCTTGCACTACAAGGAACTCGAGTTCCTGCAAGACCAGAGCAGCGGTGCAGTCGAGGCCCTGATCGTTATCAACAATCAGCTCCAACAGTCCGATGCCGCCATTGGTATTCTTCGCAAAGCTCAGCTGTATAAGGAAGGCATCCAGCTGCGGGAGACCTGGTTTGAGAAGCTGGAGCGTTGGGAAGAGGCGCTGGCGTTTTATGAAAAGCGTGAGGAAGAGGTGCCTGAGGATCAGGCGATACCCGTTGACATTGTCATGGGTAAGATGCGTTGTTTGCATGCTTTGGGAGAGTGGGAGGCTTTGGCATCTTTGACTGGCAGCACTTGGGCCAACTCTACGCCTGAAGTCCAGAGAATGATTGCCCCTCTCGCCACGGCTGCTGCATGGGGTTTGAATAAGTGGGACTCCATGGACAACTATCTTTCATCGCTCAAGAGATACTCACCCGATCGATCTTTCTTCGGTGCCATTCTGGCACTCCACCGCAATCAGTTCCGCGAGGCGATTGCCTGCGTTCAGCAAGCCCGTGAAGGCCTGGATACCGAGTTGAGTGCGTTGGTTAGTGAGTCTTACAACCGGGCGTACCAAGTCGTCGTTCGAGTACAGATGCTTGCagagcttgaggagctcaTCGTCTACAAGCAATgtgacgagaagaagcaggccATAATGCGACGAACCTGGGAGACTCGACTAAAGGGTTGTCAGAGGAACGTTGAGGTTTGGCAGCGCATGCTCAGGCTACGTGCCATAGTGATTGCACCTACCGAGAACATGCACATGTGGATCAAGTTTGCCAACCTTTGCCGCAAGTCTGGACGAATGGGATTGGCTGAGAAGTCGCTCAAGCAGCTCATCGGAACTGACGCTCCTCTGATATCAGCAATTCCTTATTGGAATGAGCAGCGACAGCCAGCACCCAACTCCAGAGCTGCACCGGCCGCACAGGTCATCTATGCCGTGCTCAAGTACCAGTGGGAGCTTGGACAGCAGCTGCCCGTCAATAAGAAGGGTAACATTCCGGAGAAGACGCTGTATTGCCTGCGCAAGTTCACCAACGATGCTGCGCATCGTCTCGAAGTTGCTAGGGCCCACCTCGCTGCCCAAGCTGGTAACGATGTCAACATCACTGGGGACTATGGATTCCAGAACCCGATGGATCCTTCTCTCATAAGCCCACATACCTCGCGAGCGCTGTATGACCAAACAGTCCTCTTGGCCAAGTGCTATCTGCGCCAGGGAGAGTGGCTGATTGCGCTGAACAAGGATGATTGGCAGTACACCCAGGTTCAAGATATTCTTCTGTCTTACTCTCAGGCGACCAAGTACAACCCTCGATGGTACAAGGCCTGGCATGCCTGGGCGTTGGCCAATTTCGAGATTGTGCAGACACTCACAGCCGGAAATGAGGGACATTTGTCGAGGACAGACCACAATATGGTGATTGATCATGTCGTTCCCGCTGTCAAGGGCttcttcaaatccatcgCACTTTCACAAGGAAGCTCGCTTCAGGATACTCTTCGACTATTGACACTCTGGTTCACCCATGGCGGAAGCTCGGATGTCAACGTAGCCGTTACCGAAGGCTTTGCCAATGTCAGCGTCGACACATGGCTCGAAGTCATTCCTCAACTGATCGCCCGCATCAACCAACCTAACAAGCGAGTTCAGCAATCGGTGCACAACCTTCTTGCAGATGTCGGGCGAGCTCATCCTCAGGCTCTGGTCTACCCTCTCACTGTCGCCATGAAATCTTGGCAGAACACGCGTAGATCTCGTTCTGCAGCTCAAATTATGGATAGCATGAGGCAGCACAGCGCAAACCTGGTCGCTCAAGCCGACATAGTCAGTCATGAACTGATTCGCGTCGCTGTCTTGTGGCATGAGCTCTGGCACGAGGGATTGGAGGAAGCTTCGCGGTTGTACTTTGGTGATAGCAACATTGAAGGGATGTTTGCAACACTTGCGCCTCTACACGAACTTCTGGAGCGTGGACCCGAAACTCTGCGCGAGATCTCTTTCGCACAGGCTTTCGGGCGAGATCTTAAGGAGGCACAAGATTGGTGCCGACAGTACGAGACAAGTCAAGACGTCAACGACCTGAACCAGGCGTGGGATCTGTATTATCAGGTATTCCGCAGAATAAGTAGGCAGCTACCTCAGGTCACCACCCTGGAGTTGACGTACTGCTCGCCCAAGCTCCTCAACGCCAAGAACCTGGACCTGGCAGTTCCAGGAACATACAAGAGCGGACAGCCCATCGTGAGGATAATGTCCTTTGACACAACTTTTAGTGTTATCAACTCTAAGCAACGTCCACGAAAGCTCAACGTCAACGGCAGTGACGGAAAGTCGTACGCGTTCCTGCTAAAGGGCCACGAGGATATCCGCCAGGACGAACGAGTTATGCAGCTGTTCGGCCTCTGTAACACCCTCCTCGCCCACGACTCGGAGTGCTTCAAGCGCCATCTCAACATCCAGCGCTACCCTGCCATCCCGCTCTCGCAGAATAGCGGTCTGCTCGGGTGGGTTCCTAACAGCGACACCCTCCACGTTCTTATTAGGGAGTATCGTGAGAGTCGCAAGATCCTGCTCAACATTGAACACCGCATCATGCTCCAGATGGCGCCTGACTACGATAACCTCACCTTGATGCAGAAAGTCGAGGTGTTCGGTTATGCGCTCGACAACACCACCGGGCAGGATCTGTACCGTGTTCTCTGGCTCAAGTCAAAGTCTTCTGAGGCTTGGCTTGAGAGACGAACCAACTACACTCGTTCTCTCGGTGTCATGTCCATGGTGGGATATATTCTGGGACTGGGTGATCGTCATCCTTCCAACTTGATGCTTGACCGCGTCACTGGAAAGATCATCCACATTGATTTCGGTGATTGTTTCGAGGtggcgatgaagagagagaaatACCCGGAGAGGGTTCCTTTCCGACTCACTCGCATGCTGACCTATGCTATGGAGGTTAGCAACATCGAGGGTAGCTTTAGAATCACATGCGAGAACGTGATGAGGGTTCTACGAGATAACAAAGAGAGCGTCATGGCTGTTCTCGAAGCGGTAAGTCACCCCCCTCTCCAGATTGATACATCTCATACTGACATTCACAGTTCATCCATGATCCTCTCCTTACATGGCGTCTCACAAACGCCGCATCCCCAACAGGCCCCAACTTCAACTCTGATCGCGACACAGCCATGCCCGTCCCAGGCGGAGTCCGCGCGCGTCGCCAATCCATCCTCGACAGCGACGTCGCGCCAAGTGAACTCCTCAACGCCCCTGAACCATCAATTCAGACCCGCGCACGCGCCCGAACAAACAGTTCAGCGGGCGAGGCCATGA